The sequence AAGGACATTTCACCAAAGCTTTCTCCTGGAAACATTTCCTTAAACTTAAGGTTATTCTGAGTTGCTGGCTCTATTTTACACAATTCAACCTTACCCGACAGGAGAAAGTAAATTTCATCTGTTGTATCACTTTCCTGGAACAGAACATCACCTTTTGCATAAAAACGGCGATCGCAAGCCTTTTCAACTTGTTGGCGCTGTGGTTCTGTTAACTCTGAGAGTAAGGTAAACTTTTCTAGCATATCATTTAAGAAGACTGAAAACCCATGAAGTCATTTATCCTTAAGCTTCCAAAAAGATAACACCCAAAGAACCATATCGCAACTCAAGTTAAAAGGAAGTTATATCAAATCCGAATAATCAGTGAAAGTATGTCATTGCGAATGGAACGCAGTAGAATGAAGCAATCTCAACCCTATCGAGAATTGTTGCGATTGCTTCCCTGCGGTCGCAATAACAAGTGTTTAACCGGACTTTATATTACATAAAGTTGTATACAATCAACAGTTTACGAGGCGGAGACATGGCCCTATAATATTAGCGCTTAGGGAGTAGTTTCTCAAATTATTATCAAAATTCAACTGATATGGAGAGAAGTAAACAGTGCTTATTTTAGCGATCGTCTTGAAAGCAATCATGGTTGCGATTTTGGGACTCATATTCGGAGATTTCCTATCTACGTTTATATACCACGTCCCAGAACATGCTTTTGGTAAGTTTCATGTCACAGTTCACCATAGTAAAAACAAGGATTTCTATCATTATGCTGTTTTGAGTCCACAATGGAAGGTCTTACTCGATGGAATATTAGGAATTGCGCCTTACTTCCTTCTTTTACCTATTTTTTTACCCATTTCAGTTTCGGGCTGTATTTTATGTTATTTATGCGGTCAGGGTCATGTCATTTGGAGACATACAACTGCCCTAAGTTGGCAAACGCCTGAAAAGATCAGCAAAGTTTGTCAATATTTGGGTATTGTTACCCCTGAATTCCATTGGCAACACCATAAAAATGCTCATGAAGCATTTGGAGATATTTTTGTTTTTTATGATAAGCCAGCAAGAGCATGGCTTAAGTTCCTGTTGAACCTAAAACGTAGGGTTCCTATCTTCTAGATTGTAATATCAAATCCGCTTAAACAGTTGTCATCGCGATCGCAGAGAATCAATCTCCAACACTATCGAGAGGCTGGAGATGGATTCATTTCACTGCGTTATATTCGCCATGACTAGGCGTTATTTAGGATTGATTGGGAAGTCGGACTTTGGTCACTAAGCCGACTCGATGTAACAGGCTAATGACTCCCCAACTGGGATCGATTTCCCACCATTTTAAGCCACAACGAGCAGAGTAGGGAAAGGCATGATGGTTGTTGTGCCAACCTTGTCCGTAAGTCAAGGGGACTAACCACCAAAGGTTGGTGGATTTATCATCGGTGTCATAGGTTCGATAGCCGAAAGCGTGGGCAAAACTGTTGACACCCCAAGCACCATGCCAAAGGAGAACGACGCGGACAACGCTTCCCCACATTACCCAAGGTAAGCCTCCCAGGGCAAAGAGGATGGCAGCGAGACCGAAGTGCAAGACGAGGAGATAGCGATCGCAGAATTGATAGAATGGATCGTCTTTAATATCTTTAGTGACTTTGGCAACTTTCTCATCTATGTCAGGTTTATGGTAGAGAATCCAGATAAAATGGCTCCACCAGAATCCCTTATTAATATTGTGATAATCCCCCTCCTTATCGGAATGGGCATGATGGATGCGATGGGTTCCCGCCCAATCAATGGGGCTAGACAAACCACTAAAGGTTCCACAGAAGACAAAAAAATATTCAACCCATTTGGGACAAGTAAAACTACGGTGGCTCGCTAAACGATGCCAGCCAATTTCCACTCCTGAACCGGTAATGATGTGCAGAACTAGAAAAACGCCAACGGCAGACCAACTAAAGAATGGGGGGAAAAAGGCTAAAACTACCCCGATATGCATGGCAATCATCACAGCTATGATGATCCAGTTTAATTGGGGAGGGGATGCAGCTTCAGGAAGAGCGGTTTCAGGAATAGTGGTTTCTGAACTAACTTGTTTGATCATCAAACGTTACCTTGGATAAATGGGTTGAGTCTATGAATAAATACAAAAGGGTGAGCCAATTCAAACCCACTCGATGCGAATGTGGATTATCCTTGCTGGGTAAAGGGTTGATAGCATTTGTCCTCATCGTATAAATGACAAACGCTGGTAATTTTCCAGAGGGAAGAGAAGGAAAATTCATTAGTCGTCATGTATTCTCCCCAGTTTTCTTCTAGACTGGCATGAGCCTGACGCAGATTGTACCAGGGGATAGCAGTAGAGATGTGATGGGGAACATGAACATTAATATCATGGGCCATCCATTCAAACCATCGGGGATATTGACAATGGGCTGTTCCCATCAGTTGGGCTTCTGCTTCATTCCATTCCGATTGGGGTTTAAAGGGAATATCGGGTTTGGTGTGGTGCAGGAGGGTAATGGTACTCATCCAGAAATGGAAGACGAGCCAAGGCATGAGCCAATAGTTAACCAAGCCCCACCATCCCGTGGTGGCAATGAGTAAGGGGAATCCGATCGCCATTTGAGCAAGGACAAAGAGGACGGAAAACCGGACTTGCTCTCGCTGTTTACCTTCAAAAGTCCACCATTGGAAGTGGATTTTTGCCCAATGAACGGCGGAGGCTAACCACCAAAATTTACCCCGCAGGTGGCGATAGGCCCATTGTTCAATCGGAGGGAACTGGTTATATTCTTCGCGGGAGTAGGCTGTCCAAGCATTATCAATTTCTAGGCAGTTGGTATATTTATGATGGATGTTATGTTGAATGCGCCAAGCGTGAAAGGGATAAATGCAAGGAATGAGAACGAGATGGCCGACGAGGTTATTCACCCATTTACGATTGGAGAAAGACCGGTGTCCGCAGTCATGGGCGATAACGAATAGGCCGGTGAAGGCGCTACCGGTGAAGAGCCAGAGAAGGGGCAGTAAGTACCAAGGGGCGTTAGCGGTTCCCCACCATCCTAAACCGACGAGGATGATATTGGTGATTACCCCTGTCCAGGCTTTCAAGGGATGTTTGACAAACACTTCCTTGGGAAGGGTGTCTAAAATATCTCGAAGGCGAATATTGGGATCGAGTCCGATCTTTGCGTCTGCTTGCAGGCGTTCAGACGGTTGTGCGATCGCTGTTTTCATGCAAAATGTTCCTGTTGTATTGTTTCTAGATTTAGGGTGGAGAC is a genomic window of Roseofilum capinflatum BLCC-M114 containing:
- a CDS encoding sterol desaturase family protein translates to MLILAIVLKAIMVAILGLIFGDFLSTFIYHVPEHAFGKFHVTVHHSKNKDFYHYAVLSPQWKVLLDGILGIAPYFLLLPIFLPISVSGCILCYLCGQGHVIWRHTTALSWQTPEKISKVCQYLGIVTPEFHWQHHKNAHEAFGDIFVFYDKPARAWLKFLLNLKRRVPIF
- a CDS encoding acyl-CoA desaturase is translated as MIKQVSSETTIPETALPEAASPPQLNWIIIAVMIAMHIGVVLAFFPPFFSWSAVGVFLVLHIITGSGVEIGWHRLASHRSFTCPKWVEYFFVFCGTFSGLSSPIDWAGTHRIHHAHSDKEGDYHNINKGFWWSHFIWILYHKPDIDEKVAKVTKDIKDDPFYQFCDRYLLVLHFGLAAILFALGGLPWVMWGSVVRVVLLWHGAWGVNSFAHAFGYRTYDTDDKSTNLWWLVPLTYGQGWHNNHHAFPYSARCGLKWWEIDPSWGVISLLHRVGLVTKVRLPNQS
- a CDS encoding fatty acid desaturase, with the protein product MKTAIAQPSERLQADAKIGLDPNIRLRDILDTLPKEVFVKHPLKAWTGVITNIILVGLGWWGTANAPWYLLPLLWLFTGSAFTGLFVIAHDCGHRSFSNRKWVNNLVGHLVLIPCIYPFHAWRIQHNIHHKYTNCLEIDNAWTAYSREEYNQFPPIEQWAYRHLRGKFWWLASAVHWAKIHFQWWTFEGKQREQVRFSVLFVLAQMAIGFPLLIATTGWWGLVNYWLMPWLVFHFWMSTITLLHHTKPDIPFKPQSEWNEAEAQLMGTAHCQYPRWFEWMAHDINVHVPHHISTAIPWYNLRQAHASLEENWGEYMTTNEFSFSSLWKITSVCHLYDEDKCYQPFTQQG